A DNA window from Rhinolophus sinicus isolate RSC01 linkage group LG10, ASM3656204v1, whole genome shotgun sequence contains the following coding sequences:
- the LOC141567208 gene encoding solute carrier family 26 member 6-like: MLVRERVSMCGTGVQGEGKGFCFGPPVPLHPQSGFSIPPTDHPPPVLPAPPSSDPVFSPQLIGATGISYGVGLKHRFGVDVVGHIPAGLAPPVAPSPQLFAELVGKAFTIAVVGFAIAISLGKIFALRHGYRVDSNQELVALGLSNLIGGIFQCFPVSCSMSRSLVQESTGGNTQVAGAVSSLFILIIIVKLGELFQDLPKAVLAATIIVNLKGMLKQFTDICSLWKANRVDLLIWLVTFVATILLNLDLGLAVAVVFSLLLLVVRMQLPHYSVLGQVPDTDIYRDVAEFSEAREVPGVKVFRSSATMCFANAELYSDALKQRCGVDVDHLISQKKKLLRKQELKLKRMQKEKLQKQTAASKCTSASNVNTSDGDIESNNVEGSKAKASAESKLEDTAAHGQEDGKAPDLLTLKALGLSQPGFHSLVLDLGALSFVDTVCLKSLKNIFRDFREIEVEVYMAACHTPVVAQLEAGQFFDASITKQHLFASVHDAVIFALQHPRSNQVSPVLVTKL, encoded by the exons GTTCTGCTTCGGGCCTCCCGTCCCTCTTCATCCCCAGAGTGGTTTCTCCATCCCCCCCACCGACCATCCCCCTCCTGTGTTGCCAGCGCCTCCCTCCTCTGACCCtgtcttctctccccagctcATTGGGGCCACAGGCATCTCGTACGGTGTCGGCCTGAAGCACCGATTCGGGGTGGATGTTGTGGGCCACATCCCTGCAGG GCTGGCTCCCCCAgtggcccccagcccccagctgttCGCAGAGCTTGTGGGAAAGGCCTTCACCATTGCTGTGGTTGGCTTTGCTATTGCCATCTCGCTGGGGAAGATCTTCGCCTTGAGGCATGGCTACCGAGTGGACAGCAATCAG GAGCTGGTGGCCCTCGGTCTCAGTAACCTCATCGGGGGCATCTTCCAGTGCTTCCCTGTGAGCTGCTCCATGTCTCGGAGCCTGGTACAGGAGAGCACTGGGGGCAACACACAG GTGGCCGGAGCCGTCTCCTCCCTCTTCATCCTCATTATCATAGTCAAACTTGGGGAACTCTTCCAAGACCTGCCCAAG GCAGTCCTGGCAGCCACCATTATTGTGAACCTAAAGGGCATGCTGAAGCAGTTCACCGACATATGCTCCCTCTGGAAGGCAAATCGTGTGGATCTG CTCATCTGGCTGGTGACCTTTGTAGCCACCATCCTGCTGAACCTGGACCTGGGCCTGGCAGTGGCAGTGGTCTTCTCCCTGCTGCTACTGGTGGTCCGAATGCAGCT GCCCCACTATTCTGTCCTGGGGCAGGTGCCAGACACAGATATTTACAGAGACGTGGCAGAGTTCTCAGAG gccagggAGGTTCCAGGCGTGAAGGTGTTCCGCTCCTCAGCCACCATGTGCTTTGCCAATGCCGAGCTCTACAGTGACGCGCTGAAGCAGAGG TGCGGTGTGGATGTCGACCACCTCATCTCCCAGAAGAAGAAGCTGCTGAGGAAGCAGGAGCTAAAGCTGAAGCGAATGCAGAAGGAGAAGCTCCAGAAACAG ACTGCTGCCTCCAAGTGCACTTCCGCTTCCAATGTCAACACCAGTGACGGAGACATTGAGAGCAACAATGTGGAGGGCTCCAAGGCCAAG GCGAGCGCAGAGAGTAAGCTAGAGGATACAGCAGCCCATGGCCAAGAAGATGGCAAGGCCCCAGATCTGCTCACACTGAAGGCCCTGGGCCTGTCTCAGCCGGGCTTCCACAGCCTCGTCTTGGACCTGGGCGCCCTCTCCTTTGTGGATACTGTGTGCCTCAAGAGCCTGAAGAAT ATTTTCCGTGACTTCCGGGAGATCGAGGTGGAGGTGTACATGGCCGCCTGCCACA CTCCTGTGGTCGCCCAGCTCGAGGCTGGGCAGTTCTTCGATGCATCCATCACTAAGCAGCATCTCTTTGCCTCTGTCCACGACGCTGTCATCTTTGCCCTCCAACACCCGAGGTCCAACCAAGTCAGCCCTGTGTTG GTTACCAAACTTTGA
- the LOC141567155 gene encoding transmembrane protein 89-like — MLCTPSFLLLLLPLAMPSPSYAWSRPLWYQVGLDLQPWGCQPNSLEGCRASLGCPGHWMGLGGNHIYPLAGVTLTSTALLLLISRKLLQRRRSQAAKTSTSKATTGPPGSWKRHTLISDRTLLIGVLRMLDALLGQIEGHLQHLATQQPMQIKGTPTSNG; from the exons ATGCTGTGCACGCCATCCTTCCTGCTTTTGCTGCTCCCCCTGGCGATGCCTTCCCCGAGCTATGCCTGGTCACGGCCACTGTGGTACCAGGTGGGGCTGGACTTACAGCCCTGGGGGTGCCAGCCAAACAGCCTGGAGGGTTGCAGGGCCAGCCTGGGCTGCCCTGGCCACTGGATGGGACTGGGGGGGAACCACATCTACCCTTTGGCTGGGGTCACACTCACCTCCACCGCGTTGCTGCTGCTGATCAGCCGTAAGCTGCTGCAGAGGAGGCGCTCGCAGGCCGCCAAGA CCTCAACATCCAAAGCAACCACTGGCCCCCCGGGATCCTGGAAACGGcacaccctgatctcagaccgAACCCTACTCATCGGGGTCTTGCGCATGCTGGATGCCCTCCTTGGCCAGATCGAGGGCCACCTGCAGCATCTAGCCACCCAGCAGCCAATGCAAATAAAGGGGACTCCCACCTCCAATGGGTGA
- the LOC141567154 gene encoding LOW QUALITY PROTEIN: solute carrier family 26 member 6-like (The sequence of the model RefSeq protein was modified relative to this genomic sequence to represent the inferred CDS: inserted 2 bases in 2 codons) produces the protein MGLSETSGPRDTQVLLATTETMELRRRDYKVERPLLNQEQLEELGRWGAATGTRQWRTWLQCSHARARALLLQHLPVLVWLPRYPVREWLLGDLLSGLSVAIMQLPQGLAYALLAGLPPVFGLYSSFYPVFIYFLFGTSRHISVGTFAVMSVMVGSVTESLAPDEAFLQGSNSTVDEAARDAARVQLASTLSVLVGLFQVGLGLVHFGFVVTYLSEPLVRGYTTAASVQVFVSQLKYVFGLHLSSTSGPLSLIYTVVEVCQKLPQSVIGTVVTAIVAGVALVLVKLLNDKLQRHLPLPLPGELFTLIGATGISYGVGLKHRFGVDVVGHIPAGLAPPVAPSPQLFAELVGKAFTIAVVGFAIAISLGKIFALRHGYRVDSNQELVALGLSNLIXGIFQCFPVSCSMSRSLVQESTGATQVAGAVSSLFILIIIVKLGELFQDLPKAVLAATIIVNLKGMLKQFTDICSLWKANRVDLLIWLVTFVATILLNLDLGLAVAVVFSLLLLVVRMQLPHYSVLGQVPDTDIYRDVAEFSEAREVPGVKVFRSSATMCFANAELYSDALKQRCGVDVDHLISQKKKLLRKQELKLKRMQKEKLQKQTAASKCTSASNVNTSDGDIESNNVEGSKAKASAESKLEDTAAHGQEDGKAPDLLTLKALGLSQPGFHSLVLDLGALSFVDTVCLKSLKNIFRDFREIEVEVYMAACHTPVVAQLEAGQFXDASITKQHLFASVHDAVIFALQHPRSNQVSPVLVTKL, from the exons ATGGGGCTGTCAGAAACGTCAGG ACCGAGGGACACACAGGTACTGCTGGCCACGACAGAGACAATGGAGCTGAGGAGGCGTGACTACAAGGTGGAGCGGCCACTGTTGAACCAGGAACAGCTGGAGGAGCTGGGGCGCTGGGGCGCAGCAACTGGGACCCGCCAGTGGCGAACCTGGTTGCA GTGTTCCCATGCTCGGGCCCGAGCCCTTCTGCTCCAGCACCTCCCGGTTTTGGTCTGGCTACCCCGGTATCCTGTGCGTGAGTGGCTCCTGGGCGACCTCTTGTCTGGCCTGAGTGTGGCCATTATGCAGCTACCGCAGG GCCTGGCCTATGCCCTCCTGGCTGGACTGCCCCCCGTGTTTGGCCTCTACAGCTCCTTCTACCCTGTCTTTATCTACTTCCTGTTTGGCACTTCCCGACACATCTCTGTGG GCACCTTTGCTGTCATGTCCGTGATGGTAGGCAGTGTGACAGAATCCTTGGCCCCAGACGAGGCCTTCCTGCAGGGCTCGAACTCCACAGTCGATGAGGCTGCCAGAGACGCTGCCCGGGTACAGCTGGCCTCCACACTCAGTGTCCTGGTGGGCCTCTTCCAG GTGGGGCTGGGTCTGGTCCATTTCGGCTTCGTCGTCACCTATCTGTCAGAGCCTCTGGTCCGTGGCTACACCACAGCCGCGTCTGTGCAGGTCTTCGTCTCGCAACTCAAGTATGTGTTTGGCCTTCATCTGAGCAGCACGTCTGGGCCATTGTCCCTCATCTAT ACAGTGGTAGAGGTCTGCCAGAAGCTGCCCCAGAGCGTGATTGGCACCGTGGTCACCGCAATTGTGGCAGGGGTGGCCCTTGTGCTGGTGAAGCTGTTGAATGACAAGCTGCAGCGACACCTGCCCCTGCCGCTTCCTGGGGAACTGTTCACG ctcATTGGGGCCACAGGCATCTCGTACGGTGTCGGCCTGAAGCACCGATTCGGGGTGGATGTTGTGGGCCACATCCCTGCAGG GCTGGCTCCCCCAgtggcccccagcccccagctgttCGCAGAGCTTGTGGGAAAGGCCTTCACCATTGCTGTGGTTGGCTTTGCTATTGCCATCTCGCTGGGGAAGATCTTCGCCTTGAGGCATGGCTACCGAGTGGACAGCAATCAG GAGCTGGTGGCCCTCGGTCTCAGTAACCTCA GGGGCATCTTCCAGTGCTTCCCTGTGAGCTGCTCCATGTCTCGGAGCCTGGTACAGGAGAGCACTGGGGCAACACAG GTGGCCGGAGCCGTCTCCTCCCTCTTCATCCTCATTATCATAGTCAAACTTGGGGAACTCTTCCAAGACCTGCCCAAG GCAGTCCTGGCAGCCACCATTATTGTGAACCTAAAGGGCATGCTGAAGCAGTTCACCGACATATGCTCCCTCTGGAAGGCAAATCGTGTGGATCTG CTCATCTGGCTGGTGACCTTTGTAGCCACCATCCTGCTGAACCTGGACCTGGGCCTGGCAGTGGCAGTGGTCTTCTCCCTGCTGCTACTGGTGGTCCGCATGCAGCT GCCCCACTATTCTGTCCTGGGGCAGGTGCCAGACACAGATATTTACAGAGACGTGGCAGAGTTCTCAGAG gccagggAGGTTCCAGGCGTGAAGGTGTTCCGCTCCTCAGCCACCATGTGCTTTGCCAATGCCGAGCTCTACAGTGACGCGCTGAAGCAGAGG TGCGGTGTGGATGTCGACCACCTCATCTCCCAGAAGAAGAAGCTGCTGAGGAAGCAGGAGCTAAAGCTGAAGCGAATGCAGAAGGAGAAGCTCCAGAAACAG ACTGCTGCCTCCAAGTGCACTTCCGCTTCCAATGTCAACACCAGTGACGGAGACATTGAGAGCAACAATGTGGAGGGCTCCAAGGCCAAG GCGAGCGCAGAGAGTAAGCTAGAGGATACAGCAGCCCATGGCCAAGAAGATGGCAAGGCCCCAGATCTGCTCACACTGAAGGCCCTGGGCCTGTCTCAGCCGGGCTTCCACAGCCTCGTCTTGGACCTGGGCGCCCTCTCCTTTGTGGATACTGTGTGCCTCAAGAGCCTGAAGAAT ATTTTCCGTGACTTCCGGGAGATCGAGGTGGAGGTGTACATGGCCGCCTGCCACA CTCCTGTGGTCGCCCAGCTCGAGGCTGGGCAGT TTGATGCATCCATCACTAAGCAGCATCTCTTTGCCTCTGTCCACGACGCTGTCATCTTTGCCCTCCAACACCCGAGGTCCAACCAAGTCAGCCCTGTGTTG
- the LOC141567185 gene encoding LOW QUALITY PROTEIN: collagen alpha-1(VII) chain-like (The sequence of the model RefSeq protein was modified relative to this genomic sequence to represent the inferred CDS: inserted 4 bases in 3 codons) has translation MAPAQARGPSYFARGEIYQSSFPPGEIYQSSFPPGESFRPVLEVPQKVVLPSDVTRYQLDGLQPGTEYRLTLYTLLEGREVATPATVVPTGPEQPVGPVTDLQATELPGQRXAVPWSPVPGATEYRITVRSIQGVERTLVLPGSQTAFDLDDVRAGLSYTVRVSARVGAREGGVSILTVRREPETSLAIPGLRVVASDATRVRVAWGPVPGASGFRISWRTDSGPESSQTLPRESTATDIMGLRPGTSYQVSVSALRGREEGPPVVVVAQTDPLGPVRNVHVTQTSSSSVTIAWNRFPGATGYKVSWRSGHGPEKSQLVSGEATMAELDGLEPGTEYLVHVWAHVAGVEGTPASLVVKTDPVPVGSVSKLQILNASSDVLRITWVGVPGATAYRLAWGQSEGGPTRQQMLPGNTDSAEIRGLEGGVSYSVXVTALVGDRXGAPVSIVVTTPPEVPPALETLRVVQRGEHSLRLRWQPVSGAHGYRLRWRPEGGQEQSRVLGPELSSYELDGLEPATPYRIWLSVLWPAGEGPPTEVTAYTESPRVPSTELRVVDTSVDSVTLA, from the exons ATGGCCCCCGCTCAGGCGCGCGGCCCGAGTTACTTCGCAAGGG GTGAGATCTACCAGAGCAGCTTTCCCCCAG GTGAGATCTACCAGAGCAGCTTTCCCCCAGGTGAGAGCTTCCGCCCAG TCTTAGAGGTACCACAGAAGGTGGTACTGCCCTCTGATGTGACCCGCTACCAGTTGGATGGGCTGCAGCCAGGCACTGAGTATCGCCTCACGCTCTACACTCTGCTGGAGGGCCGGGAGGTGGCCACACCTGCAACTGTGGTCCCCACTG GGCCAGAGCAGCCCGTGGGCCCGGTAACAGACCTACAGGCGACCGAGCTGCCTGGGCAACG TGCAGTGCCCTGGAGCCCAGTTCCCGGTGCCACCGAGTACCGCATCACTGTACGCAGCATCCAGG GGGTTGAGCGGACCCTGGTGCTTCCTGGGAGTCAGACCGCCTTTGACTTGGATGATGTCCGGGCTGGGCTGAGCTACACTGTGCGGGTGTCCGCTCGAGTTGGCGCCCGCGAGGGTGGTGTCAGCATCCTCACTGTCCGCAGGG AGCCGGAAACCTCACTTGCCATCCCAGGGCTGCGGGTCGTGGCATCAGATGCAACGCGAGTAAGGGTGGCCTGGGGACCTGTTCCTGGAGCCAGTGGATTTCGGATTAGCTGGAGGACAGACAGTG GTCCAGAATCCAGCCAGACACTGCCCCGGGAATCTACTGCCACAGATATCATGGGGCTGCGGCCTGGGACCTCCTACCAGGTGTCTGTGTCAGCACTGcgagggagagaggagggcccCCCTGTGGTCGTCGTGGCTCAGACTG ACCCACTGGGCCCAGTGAGGAACGTCCATGTGACTCAAACTAGCAGCTCATCTGTCACCATTGCCTGGAACAGGTTTCCTGGTGCCACGGGATACAAGGTCTCCTGGCGCTCAGGCCATG GCCCAGAGAAATCGCAGTTGGTTTCTGGCGAAGCCACGATGGCTGAACTGGATGGGCTGGAGCCAGGTACTGAGTACCTGGTGCACGTGTGGGCCCACGTGGCTGGTGTGGAGGGGACCCCTGCTTCTCTGGTTGTGAAGACCG aCCCGGTGCCCGTGGGCAGTGTGTCAAAGCTGCAGATCCTGAATGCTTCCAGTGATGTTCTGAGGATCACCTGGGTGGGGGTCCCTGGAGCCACAGCCTACAGACTGGCCTGGGGCCAGAGTGAAG GTGGCCCCACGAGACAACAGATGCTCCCCGGAAACACGGACTCCGCAGAAATACGGGGCCTGGAAGGCGGAGTCAGCTACTCGG CAGTGACTGCACTGGTCGGGGACC GAGGAGCACCTGTCTCCATTGTCGTCACCACAC CGCCTGAAGTTCCGCCGGCCCTGGAGACCCTTCGTGTAGTGCAGCGAGGGGAGCACTCGCTGAGGTTGCGCTGGCAACCGGTGTCCGGGGCACACGGCTACCGTCTGCGTTGGCGACCTGAGG GTGGCCAGGAACAGTCCCGGGTTCTGGGGCCAGAGCTCAGCAGCTATGAACTGGACGGGCTGGAGCCAGCCACCCCATACCGCATATGGCTGAGTGTCTTGTGGCCGGCTGGAGAAGGGCCCCCCACCGAAGTGACTGCATACACTG AGTCACCTCGTGTCCCAAGCACTGAACTACGTGTGGTAGACACCTCAGTTGACTCAGTGACTCTGGCCTGA